Genomic window (Streptomyces sp. TG1A-60):
GCCGCCGCCACTTCCAGCTGGGTGCGCAGCGACGCGATCGGGCTGCGCAGCTCGTGCGAGACGTCCGCGACAAACGCGCGCTGACGCTCCACCGAGGACTCCAGCGCGGCCAGCGTCTCGTTCGTCGTCCGCGCCAGCCGGGCGACCTCGTCATGCGTGTCCGGCTCCGGTACGCGACGGGAGAGGTCCTCGGAGGCCGTGATGGCCGCCATCTCGGAACGGATGCCCTCGACCGGGCGCAGAGCCCGGCCCGTGACGACGTAGGTCGCGCCGCCGACGGTGACGAGGAGCAGGGGGAAGCCGATGAGCATGGTGGTGAGGGCGGTGCTCACGGCGTCCTGTTCGGCGGAGAGGGGCGATCCCGCGTAGACCGTCAGGGTGACGCCCGCACGGGTGGTCGCCTTCACCGCGGCGAACTGGTACTCCCTGGTCTCGTGGTCGGTGGCCGCGGTGCCCTCGCCGAGCAGTACGGGTTCGGAGACCAGGCCGGCGGTGGGGATGCCGCCCCCGGACGTCTCCTCGTCCTCGCCCTCGTTCTCGTTCTCGTCCTCGCCCCGGTCGGCATCGTCGTCCGTGGTCGAAAGGGCGCTCGCCCGTGCCTCCGCGCCGTCCGGAAGGCCGATACTCTCCAGGTCCTCGCCCGCCGCGACCACCCTCCTTCGCTGATCCACGACCTTGACGGGGGTTTCGTCGCCGTCGTCGAGGTCCAGATCGGCGTACGCCACGTCCGCCGCCACCTGTCGAGCGACTTCGAGGGCGTCGGCCTCCGCCTGGGCATTCGCCTGACCGATCAGGTTGGACCGCAGCGACAGCAGCACCGCCGCGCCCGCCGCGACCAGGGCAACGGCGACGACCACGGTGGCCGCGACCGTGGCTCGCGCTCGCACGGAGCCGAGCACGCGTTTCATGGCCGGGCCTCCAGGCGGTATCCGGCACCGCGAACGGTCCTGATGAGTTCGGCGCCGAGTTTGCGGCGCAGGGCGCTGATGTAGACCTCGACGATGTTGGGATCGCCGTCGTAGGCGAAGTCCCAGACGTGTTCGAGGATGTCGGCCTTGGAGACGACCTCACCGGCACGCGCGACGAGCTGCTCCAGGACGGAGAACTCCTTGGCGGTGAGGGACACTTCGGCCTCGGAGCGGAAGACGCGGCGGGCGGCGGTGTCGAGCTTCAGGTCGCCGACGACATGCACGGGCGAGGCACCGCCGGCCGGGCCGCGGCGCCGGAGCAGGGCCTTCACCCGGGCGACGAGGACGACGTACGAGAACGGCTTGGTCAGGTAGTCGTCGGCACCCGTGTCCAGGCCCTCCGCCTCGTCGTACTCGCCGTCCTTGGCGGTGAGCATCAGGATCGGCACGTCGTGCCCGGCGGCGCGCAGAGCGGCGCACACGCGGTAGCCGTTCATGCCGGGCAGCATGATGTCGAGGATCACGAGGTCGTACGACCCCTCGCGGGCCCGGTGCAGGCCCTCGAGCCCGTCGTGGACGACGTCCACGGCGTAGCCCTCGGCCGTCAGTCCCTTGGCCAGCGACACCGCGAGCCGCTTCTCATCTTCCACGATCAACAGGCGCATGCGCCCAGCTTGGCAAACCCGACCTGAAGACGGCTTCAGGGGGCTTCAGGTCGGCTTCAGAGTCGGTCGGGCAGATTGGTTCCCGTCGAAAGCGCACGGTAGCCACCAAGCCGGGCGCTGTCAGTCCTGACCGGGAGGAACACCATGAAGCGCAACATCGTCATCGCCACCGTCGCGGCCGCGGCTCTGATCGGCGGCGGCACCGCGACCGCCATCGCGGTCACGGGCGACGACGAGGCGCCGGTGAAGCGGTCCAGCGTGCAGGTGTCGGACGGCGACAACGGCCGCGACGACGTCGGCGAGAGGGGCGACAAGGGCAACAGGAACGACGCCGACGACAAGAACGACGCGGACGACGACAGCACTGGCAGGGACGACCGGGACGACGCGGACGACAGGGCCGAGGACGCGGCCGAGGCGAAGGCCGCGGACGTCACGGCCGCCGACGCCATAAGGGCCGCGCTGAAGCACAAGGCCGGTACGGCGGTCTCCGCCGACCTCGACGACGAGGGCACGAACCTGGTGTGGGACGTCCACGTCCTGACCGACGGCGGCAAGTGGTTCGGCGTCCAGATCGACCCCGGCACCGGCAAGGTGCTCGGCTCACACGCCGACCGGGACGACGACGGTGACGACGCCGCCGAGACCGAGCGGATCCGGGCCGCCCTGAAGGGCAGCTCCGTGACCGCCGCCGAGGCCGCCGGGGCCGCTGCCGACAAGGGCACCGTGACCTCCGTCGACCTCGACGAGGAGAGCGGGGACAAGGCATGGGAGGTCGACACCACCGCCACCGACGGCACCGGCAGTGACTGGAGGGTGAACCTCGACTCGGCCAAGGTCACCGCCGACCGCTCGGACGACTGACACCGGTAGGGGCACCCGGCACCGGGTGCCCCTCTCCCGTTCCACGGGGGCTTGTCGCGCGGGGAACCCGCGCGAACGGGGTCCGGGGCGGAGCCCCGAGGTGGGACGGGTAGGGGCGGCGGGGGCGAGAGAGGCCGGGCTCAGCCCTCCGTCAGGCCCGCGACCAGCTCGTCCGCCGCCCGGTACGGGTCCAGTTCGCCCGCCACGATCCGCTCGGCCAGAGAACTGAGGCGACGGTCGCCGTGGAGGTCGGCGATGCGTTCGCGGAGGGCGGTGACGGCGATGGCCTCGACCTCCCGGGCGGCGCGGGCACGACGGCGTTCGGCGAGGACCCCGCGCTCCTCCATCCAGGCTCGGTGCTTCTCCAGGGCCTCGACCATCTCGTCCACGCCCTCCGCCCGCGCCGCGACCGTCTTGACGATCGGGGGGCGCCAGTCGCCGGGGCCGCGGGACTCGCCCAGTCCCAGCATGTGGTTCAGCTCGCGCGCGGTCGCGTCGGCGCCGTCCCGGTCGGCCTTGTTGACCACGTAGACGTCCCCGATCTCCAGGATCCCGGCCTTGGCGGCCTGGATGCCGTCCCCCATGCCGGGGGCCAGCAGCACCACGGACGTGTCCGCCTGGGAGGCGATCTCCACCTCGGACTGGCCGACGCCGACCGTCTCGACCAGGATCACGTCGCAGCCGGCCGCGTCCAGGACACGGATCGCCTGCGGGGCCGCCCACGCCAGGCCGCCCAGATGGCCGCGCGTCGCCATCGAACGGATGTACACGCCCCGGTCGCAGGCGTGCTCCGCCATCCGGACGCGGTCGCCGAGCAGGGCACCGCCGGAGAAGGGGGACGACGGGTCGACGGCGAGCACGCCGACCCGCCGGCCGGCCCGCCGGTAGGCGGTCACCAGCGCCGAGGTGGACGTGGACTTGCCGACTCCGGGCGAGCCGGTCAGACCGACGACGTACGCCCCGCCCGTGAGCGGGGCCAGCGCCGCCATGACCTCGCGGAGCTGCGGGGACGCCCCTTCCACCAGGGAGATCAGCCGGGCGACGGCCCGGGGCCGCCCTTCCCTGGCCTGTGCCACCAGCGTGGGGACGTCCTGCATCACAGCTCCGTTCCGAGTGGCCATGTGCGCCTGCGGACCGCGGTCCTCAGGCCTTGGGTACCCGCACGATCAGCGCGTCACCCTGACCGCCGCCACCGCACAGAGCCGCCGCGCCGACACCGCCGCCGCGCCGCTTCAGCTCCAGGGCGAGATGGAGCACGAGGCGGGCGCCCGACATGCCGATGGGGTGGCCCAGGGCGATCGCACCACCGTTGACGTTCACCTTTTCCGGGGACACGCCGAGGTCCTTCATTGACTGTACGGCGACCGCGGCGAAGGCCTCGTTGATCTCGATCAGGTCGAGATCGGCGACCTGGAGGCCGTCCTTCCCGAGGGCGTGCCGGATCGCGTTCGACGGCTGCGACTGCAAGGAGTTGTCCGGTCCGGCGACGTTCCCGTGGGCGCCGATCTCGGCGAGCCACGTGAGGCCGAGCTCCTCCGCCCTGGCCTTGCTCATGACGACCACGGCGGCGGCGCCGTCGGAGATCTGCGAGGCCGAGCCCGCGGTGATCGTGCCGTCCTTGGCGAAGGCCGGCCGCAGCTTGCCCAGGGACTCGGCGGTCGTCTCGCCCCGGATGCCTTCGTCCTGGCTGAAAACGACCGGCTCGCCCTTGCGCTGAGGGATCTCGACCGGCGTGATCTCGGCGTCGAAGAGGCCGTTCTTCCGGGCGGCGGCGGCCCGCTGGTGGGAGAGCGCGGCGATCTCGTCCTGCTCGGGACGGAGGATGCCGAGACGCGTGTTGTGCTTCTCGGTGGACTCCCCCATGGCGATGTTCTCGAAGGAGTCGGTGAGCCCGTCGTACGCCATCGCGTCGAGCATCTGGATCGCCCCGTACTTGTAGCCCTCGCGGGACTTCGGGAGCAGGTGGGGGGCGTTGGTCATGGACTCCTGGCCACCGGCCACGACCACGTCGAACTCGCCGGCGCGGATCAGCTGGTCGGCCAGCGCGATGGCGTCGAGGCCGGACAGGCACACCTTGTTGATCGTGAGGGCGGGCACGCTCATCGGGATGCCCGCCTTGGCCGCGGCCTGGCGTGCCGGGATCTGCCCTGCCCCGGCCTGGAGCACCTGGCCCATGATCACGTACTGCACCTGGTCGCCGCCGATGCCCGCACGGTCCAGGGCGGCCTTGATCGCGAAGCTTCCGAGGTCGGCTCCGGAGAAGGGCTTCAGCGAACCGAGCAACCGCCCCATGGGCGTCCGCGCGCCCGCGACGATCACCGAGGTCCTGCCGTTCGTTCCAGTCATGAGGTGCGATCCCCTTCCAGCCTGTACGGCCGAGGAGTGAACGAGGGTTTACTTCGAATGTACTGAGTGGCACTCCGTGCCGTCACCTGGCCGCCGGTGTGATCGCGCGCACGTTGCGTAACCACGCGCGGAGCGCTCCACTAACATCATGCTGACGCGAATCGACCACATCGGGATCGCCTGTTTCGACCTCGACAAGACCGTCGAGTTCTACCGGGCCACGTACGGCTTCGAGGTGTTCCACTCCGAGGTCAACGAGGAGCAGGGCGTACGCGAGGCCATGCTCAAGATCAACAGCACGGACGACGGGGGCGCCTCCTACCTCCAGCTCCTGGAGCCCACCCGTGAGGACTCCACCGTCGCGAAGTGGCTGGCCAAGAACGGTGAGGGCGTCCACCACATCGCCTTCGGCACGGCGGACGTCGACGGTGAGGCCGCCGCGATCAAGGACAAGGGCGTACGCGTTCTGTACGAGGAGCCGCGAGTCGGTTCCATGGGGTCACGGATCACGTTTCTGCACCCCAAGGATTGTCATGGCGTACTGACAGAACTGGTCACTTCGGCTCCAGTTGAGTCACCTGAGCACTGACCCCCGTACATATGGGCCGGTAGGGTTGGGGTCGGCCGTCGCCTTCCAAGGGGACGGCCCCGGGTCCTGCCGCCTTCCGACGGCAGGGCTCTAGGGCCGGGGTCCAGGTTTCGGGGCGAGGGTGAGGGCGGCAGCCCGTGCTCCGCCGTTGATCTGACACCATTCCCCGGGGGGCACCGTTCGGCGGTTGGACGGAGCTCTTTGCCAGAGGTTGCGACCAGGGGACGGATGGGACCGCGCAGTGCGGGGCTACGAACGCCAGGAGCGAGAGCCGGCGGCTGACGTCGACCACCTCTCTCGGTTCGAGGCCGAGATGGAGCGGCTGAAGACCGAGCGGGAAAAGGCGATCCAGCACGCCGAGGACCTCGGCTACCAGGTCGAGGTGCTGCGCGCCAAGCTGCACGAGGCGCGCCGCACCCTCATGTCCCGGCCCGCCCACGACGGCGGCGACCTCGGGTACCAGGCCGAGCAGATGCTCCGCCAGGCCCAGATGCAGGCGGACCAGCTGCGCGCGGACGCCGAGCGTGAGCTGAGCCAGGCCCGGGCGCAGACCCAGCGGATCCTGCAGGAGCACGCCGAGCAGGCCGCGCGGCTCCAGGCGGAGCTGCACCAGGAGGCGGTCACCCGCCGCCAGCAGCTCGACCAGGAGCTGTCCGAGCGCCGGCAGACCGTCGAGTCGCACGTCAACGAGAACGTGGCGTGGGCCGAACAGCTGCGGGCCCGCTCCGAGCAGCAGGCCCGCCGACTGGTCGACGAGTCGCGCGCCGAGGCCGAGCAGGCACTGGCCGCCGCCCGCACCGAGGCCGAGCGGCTCACCAACGAGGCCCGCCAGCGCCTGCAGAGCGACTCCGAGGCCGCCCGCAACGAGGCCGACCAGATCCTGCGCCGGGCCCGCGCCGAGGCCGAGCGGCTGCTGAACGCGGCGTCCACGCAGGCCCAGGAGGCCACCGAACACGCCGAGCAGCTGCGCTCCTCCTCCGCCACCGAGTCGGACACCGCCCGCCGCCAGGCCTCCGAGCTGAGCCGGGCCGCCGAGCAGCGCATGACGGAGGCCGAGACGGCGCTCCGCGAGGCGCGTGCCGAGGCCGAGAAGCTGGTCACCGAGGCGAAGGAGAACGCGGCCAAGGCCCTCGCCGGCGCCGAGTCGACCAACGAACAGCGCACGCGTACGGCCAAGGAGCAGGTCGCCCGGCTGGTCAAGGAGGCCACGAAGGAGGCCGAGGCCACCAAGGCAGCCGCCGAGGAAGCCGTCGCGGACGCCAAGGCCGAGGCGGAGAAGCTGCTGGCCGAGGCGGCCGAGAAGGCCCGCTCGGTCACGGCGGAGGAGTCCGCCTCCCAGCTCGCCAAGACGGCCAAGACCGCCGAGGACGTGCTGAACAAGGCGTCCCAGGACGCCAAGAGCACCATCAAGGCCGCCGCGGACGAGGCCGAGCGGATCCGCCGGGAAGCCGAGGCCGAGTCGGACCGCCTGCGCGCCGAGGCGCACGACCTCGCCGAGGAGCTCAAGGGCGCGGCCAAGGACGACACCAAGGAGTACCGCGCCAAGACGGTCGAGCTGCAGGAGGAGGCGCGCAGGCTGCGCGGCGAGGCCGAGCAGCTGCGCGCCGACGCGGTCGCCGAGGGCGAGCGGATCCGCTCCGAGGCCCGGCGGGAGGCCGTCCAGCAGATCGAGGAGGCGGCCAAGACCGCCGAGGAGCTGCTCGCCAAGGCGCGGACGGACGCCGACGAGCTGCGCCAGAGCGCCACCGTGGACAGCGAGAAGGTCCGCACGGAGGCCATCGAGCGCGCTTCGACGCTGCGCCGCCAGGCCGAGGAGACCCTGGAGCGCACCCGTAAGGAGGCCGAGCGGCACCGCGCCGAGGCCGCCGAGGAGTCCGAGGAGCTGAAGGCCGACGCCGAGCGGGCCGCCCGTGAGCTGCGCGAGGAGACCGAGCGCGTCGTCGAGGCCCGCAAGGCCGAGGCCGCCGAGGAGCTGGGCCGGCTGCACACCGAGGCGGAGGCGCGCCTGGTCTCCGCGGAGGAGGCGCTCGCCGAGGCGCGCGCCGGGGCCGAGCGGATCCGCCGGGAGGCCGCCGAGGAGGCCGACCGGCTGCGGGCCGAGGCCGCCGAGCGCATCCGTACGCTCCAGGCGCAGGCCGAGGCCGAGGCCGAACGCCTGCGCGACGAGGCCGCGACCGACGCGTCCGCGTCCCGTGCCGAGGGCGAGGCCGTCGCCGTACGCCTGCGGTCGGAGGCCGCCGCCGAGGCGGAGCGGCTGAAGTCCGAGGCCCAGGACTCCGCCGATCGGGTACGGGCCGAGGCGCAGGCCGCGGCCGTGCGGCTCGCCACGGAGGCCTCGGAGACCCTGGCCGCCGCGCAGGAGGAGGCCGCCCGGCGGCGCCGCGAGGCCGAGGAACTCCTCGGCGCGGCCCGGCAGGAGGCCGACCAGGAGCGCCGGCGGGCCCGTGAGCAGAGCGAGGAGCTGCTGGCCTCGGCGCGCAAGCGCGTGGAGGAGGCCCAGACCGAGGCCGTACGGCTGGTGGAGGAGGCCGAGC
Coding sequences:
- a CDS encoding HAMP domain-containing sensor histidine kinase, with translation MKRVLGSVRARATVAATVVVAVALVAAGAAVLLSLRSNLIGQANAQAEADALEVARQVAADVAYADLDLDDGDETPVKVVDQRRRVVAAGEDLESIGLPDGAEARASALSTTDDDADRGEDENENEGEDEETSGGGIPTAGLVSEPVLLGEGTAATDHETREYQFAAVKATTRAGVTLTVYAGSPLSAEQDAVSTALTTMLIGFPLLLVTVGGATYVVTGRALRPVEGIRSEMAAITASEDLSRRVPEPDTHDEVARLARTTNETLAALESSVERQRAFVADVSHELRSPIASLRTQLEVAAAHPELLDLDGAVEDTVRLQSLAADLLLLARLDAGERPPPDARFDLAEVVREEVSSREGVTLDGVESVVLRGSRNQVCRILGNLLDNAARHARDRVAVTLRTTSDWVILQVVDDGSGVPRADRERVFERFVRLDESRARDDGGAGLGLAIARDIAVRHGGTLAVTDAPGGGASFDLRLPLNPPAPRSAAL
- a CDS encoding response regulator transcription factor produces the protein MRLLIVEDEKRLAVSLAKGLTAEGYAVDVVHDGLEGLHRAREGSYDLVILDIMLPGMNGYRVCAALRAAGHDVPILMLTAKDGEYDEAEGLDTGADDYLTKPFSYVVLVARVKALLRRRGPAGGASPVHVVGDLKLDTAARRVFRSEAEVSLTAKEFSVLEQLVARAGEVVSKADILEHVWDFAYDGDPNIVEVYISALRRKLGAELIRTVRGAGYRLEARP
- a CDS encoding PepSY domain-containing protein, which gives rise to MKRNIVIATVAAAALIGGGTATAIAVTGDDEAPVKRSSVQVSDGDNGRDDVGERGDKGNRNDADDKNDADDDSTGRDDRDDADDRAEDAAEAKAADVTAADAIRAALKHKAGTAVSADLDDEGTNLVWDVHVLTDGGKWFGVQIDPGTGKVLGSHADRDDDGDDAAETERIRAALKGSSVTAAEAAGAAADKGTVTSVDLDEESGDKAWEVDTTATDGTGSDWRVNLDSAKVTADRSDD
- the meaB gene encoding methylmalonyl Co-A mutase-associated GTPase MeaB — translated: MQDVPTLVAQAREGRPRAVARLISLVEGASPQLREVMAALAPLTGGAYVVGLTGSPGVGKSTSTSALVTAYRRAGRRVGVLAVDPSSPFSGGALLGDRVRMAEHACDRGVYIRSMATRGHLGGLAWAAPQAIRVLDAAGCDVILVETVGVGQSEVEIASQADTSVVLLAPGMGDGIQAAKAGILEIGDVYVVNKADRDGADATARELNHMLGLGESRGPGDWRPPIVKTVAARAEGVDEMVEALEKHRAWMEERGVLAERRRARAAREVEAIAVTALRERIADLHGDRRLSSLAERIVAGELDPYRAADELVAGLTEG
- a CDS encoding acetyl-CoA C-acetyltransferase, giving the protein MTGTNGRTSVIVAGARTPMGRLLGSLKPFSGADLGSFAIKAALDRAGIGGDQVQYVIMGQVLQAGAGQIPARQAAAKAGIPMSVPALTINKVCLSGLDAIALADQLIRAGEFDVVVAGGQESMTNAPHLLPKSREGYKYGAIQMLDAMAYDGLTDSFENIAMGESTEKHNTRLGILRPEQDEIAALSHQRAAAARKNGLFDAEITPVEIPQRKGEPVVFSQDEGIRGETTAESLGKLRPAFAKDGTITAGSASQISDGAAAVVVMSKARAEELGLTWLAEIGAHGNVAGPDNSLQSQPSNAIRHALGKDGLQVADLDLIEINEAFAAVAVQSMKDLGVSPEKVNVNGGAIALGHPIGMSGARLVLHLALELKRRGGGVGAAALCGGGGQGDALIVRVPKA
- the mce gene encoding methylmalonyl-CoA epimerase, with protein sequence MLTRIDHIGIACFDLDKTVEFYRATYGFEVFHSEVNEEQGVREAMLKINSTDDGGASYLQLLEPTREDSTVAKWLAKNGEGVHHIAFGTADVDGEAAAIKDKGVRVLYEEPRVGSMGSRITFLHPKDCHGVLTELVTSAPVESPEH
- the scy gene encoding polarized growth protein Scy, translating into MRGYERQEREPAADVDHLSRFEAEMERLKTEREKAIQHAEDLGYQVEVLRAKLHEARRTLMSRPAHDGGDLGYQAEQMLRQAQMQADQLRADAERELSQARAQTQRILQEHAEQAARLQAELHQEAVTRRQQLDQELSERRQTVESHVNENVAWAEQLRARSEQQARRLVDESRAEAEQALAAARTEAERLTNEARQRLQSDSEAARNEADQILRRARAEAERLLNAASTQAQEATEHAEQLRSSSATESDTARRQASELSRAAEQRMTEAETALREARAEAEKLVTEAKENAAKALAGAESTNEQRTRTAKEQVARLVKEATKEAEATKAAAEEAVADAKAEAEKLLAEAAEKARSVTAEESASQLAKTAKTAEDVLNKASQDAKSTIKAAADEAERIRREAEAESDRLRAEAHDLAEELKGAAKDDTKEYRAKTVELQEEARRLRGEAEQLRADAVAEGERIRSEARREAVQQIEEAAKTAEELLAKARTDADELRQSATVDSEKVRTEAIERASTLRRQAEETLERTRKEAERHRAEAAEESEELKADAERAARELREETERVVEARKAEAAEELGRLHTEAEARLVSAEEALAEARAGAERIRREAAEEADRLRAEAAERIRTLQAQAEAEAERLRDEAATDASASRAEGEAVAVRLRSEAAAEAERLKSEAQDSADRVRAEAQAAAVRLATEASETLAAAQEEAARRRREAEELLGAARQEADQERRRAREQSEELLASARKRVEEAQTEAVRLVEEAERRAGEMVSAAETHAQQVRESVAGLHEQAQEEIAGLRNAAEHAADRTRREAEEEADRVRSDAYAERERAAEDAQRLRGEARDETDAAKALAERTVAEAITEAERVRSDASEHAQRVRTQASDNIARADQDASRTRAEARDDANRIRSDAATQADTLITEVTAEAERLTRETNEEAERVRAESVAKADQLIGEATDEAERLRAEAAETVGSAQQHAERVRVDAERARSEAEAEADRLMAHAREEADRTLDEARKDANKRRSEAAEQVDTLITETAAEADRLLTEAQSQAQKTTADAEGRADSMVGAARKEADRLVAEATVEGNSTVEKARQDADELLVGARRDATAIRERAEELRDRVTAEIEALHTRARREAAETMKSTGDRCDALIKAAEEQLEKATAKAKEIVSEANSEAGKVRIAAVKKAEGLLKEAEQKKSTLVREAEELKAEAIREARRTVEEGKRELEVLVRRREDINAEISRVQDVLEALESFEAPSGKDGGVKAGAAVGATRSGGKSSDG